The following coding sequences lie in one Hyphomonas adhaerens MHS-3 genomic window:
- the purL gene encoding phosphoribosylformylglycinamidine synthase subunit PurL, with protein sequence MTDTTAILDHLTAEQHETAGLEHGIKADEWDRLITRLGRKPNLVELGIYSVMWSEHCSYKSSRRHLSKFPTKNARVIQGPGENAGVIDIGDGQAAIFKMESHNHPSYIEPYQGAATGVGGILRDVFTMGARPIALVNALRFGSPDHPKTRSLVAGVVAGIGGYGNCVGVPTVAGETQFDPGYNGNILVNAMAVGLADQDKIFYARGATPGNPIFYVGSKTGRDGIHGATMASAEFSEGDEEKRPTVQVGDPFTEKLLIEACLELMATDAIQAIQDMGAAGLTSSSVEMAASGGENGEGIGVVMDLDKVPQREEGMTAYEIMLSESQERMLMVLYPDKIDVAKEIFNKYDLDAEVIGETTDNGHLVLKQFGQVVCDIPVAPLADDAPNYDRPWNEPPKRAPLDISKYPEPSDYGDVLLKLMSCPDMASKRWVWEQYDRHVMGDTVDSSQSGGDAAIVRVHGTNKALAICSDCNPHYVAADPYEGGKAVVAEAYRNLCAVGASPIAITDNLNFGNPEKPNTMGYIVKAIEGMAEACRELDFPVVSGNVSLYNETDGVAIPPTPVVGGVGLIDELSETATLKGAQPGDMLYVIGNTEGVLGASLYARVILGLRGEDMGAPPPVNLAEEVRIGEFVRSLIKRGLVHAVHDVSDGGIACAATEMALASGCGVSLVPDREPDVKRAEPGLFGEDQGRYLIAATEDQCREWKSHGFLPAVLGKFGGDSVILRTGLGQDGVEFAVPLKTLRDAHEGWLPGYMNSVG encoded by the coding sequence ATGACTGACACTACTGCGATCCTCGACCACCTCACCGCCGAGCAGCATGAAACTGCCGGTCTCGAACATGGCATCAAGGCAGACGAGTGGGACCGGCTCATTACGCGCCTCGGCCGCAAGCCCAATCTCGTCGAACTGGGCATCTACTCGGTGATGTGGTCGGAGCACTGCTCCTACAAATCCTCACGCCGTCACCTGTCCAAATTCCCGACGAAGAATGCCCGCGTCATCCAGGGCCCCGGCGAGAATGCAGGCGTGATCGATATTGGCGATGGGCAGGCCGCCATTTTCAAAATGGAAAGCCACAACCACCCGTCCTACATCGAACCTTATCAGGGCGCGGCGACAGGTGTCGGCGGGATTCTGCGCGACGTATTCACGATGGGCGCTCGACCGATAGCGCTGGTCAACGCCCTGCGCTTCGGCTCGCCGGATCACCCCAAAACTCGCAGCCTTGTGGCAGGTGTTGTCGCGGGCATCGGCGGATACGGCAACTGTGTTGGCGTCCCGACTGTGGCTGGCGAAACGCAATTCGATCCGGGCTATAATGGCAACATCCTTGTCAATGCGATGGCGGTCGGCCTGGCCGATCAGGACAAGATTTTCTATGCGCGTGGCGCAACGCCCGGAAATCCAATCTTCTATGTCGGCTCCAAAACTGGACGCGACGGCATCCATGGCGCCACAATGGCATCAGCGGAGTTCTCTGAAGGTGATGAAGAGAAGCGCCCCACCGTTCAGGTCGGCGACCCGTTCACGGAAAAGCTGTTGATCGAAGCCTGTCTGGAGTTGATGGCGACCGATGCCATCCAGGCGATCCAGGACATGGGCGCTGCGGGTCTCACCTCCTCCTCCGTCGAGATGGCTGCCAGCGGCGGCGAGAATGGCGAAGGCATTGGCGTCGTGATGGACCTCGACAAAGTGCCTCAACGCGAAGAGGGCATGACGGCTTACGAAATCATGCTGTCGGAAAGCCAGGAGCGCATGCTCATGGTGCTCTATCCCGACAAGATCGATGTCGCCAAAGAGATCTTCAACAAATACGACCTCGATGCCGAAGTCATTGGCGAAACCACAGACAACGGCCATCTCGTACTGAAGCAGTTCGGTCAGGTCGTGTGCGACATCCCGGTTGCGCCGCTCGCCGACGATGCGCCGAACTATGACCGCCCCTGGAACGAACCGCCAAAACGCGCGCCGCTGGATATCTCGAAATATCCAGAGCCATCCGATTATGGTGACGTCTTGCTCAAGCTGATGTCCTGCCCGGACATGGCCTCCAAGCGTTGGGTCTGGGAACAGTATGACCGCCACGTGATGGGCGATACGGTCGACTCCTCTCAGTCGGGTGGAGATGCAGCCATCGTGCGGGTGCACGGTACGAACAAAGCGCTCGCCATCTGTTCCGACTGCAACCCGCACTATGTCGCGGCAGATCCCTACGAAGGCGGCAAGGCCGTTGTCGCCGAAGCGTATCGCAACCTCTGCGCTGTCGGCGCGTCTCCGATCGCGATCACGGATAATCTCAACTTCGGCAATCCGGAAAAGCCGAATACGATGGGCTATATTGTCAAGGCAATCGAGGGCATGGCCGAAGCCTGCCGCGAACTCGATTTCCCTGTCGTTTCCGGCAATGTCTCTCTCTACAACGAGACAGATGGCGTCGCCATTCCGCCCACTCCCGTTGTCGGTGGTGTGGGATTGATCGACGAACTCTCGGAAACTGCGACGCTTAAAGGCGCCCAACCGGGTGATATGCTGTATGTCATCGGGAACACAGAGGGCGTCCTCGGTGCATCACTCTATGCACGGGTTATCCTGGGGCTGCGTGGCGAAGACATGGGGGCGCCGCCTCCTGTTAATCTCGCAGAAGAAGTGCGTATCGGTGAGTTTGTTCGCAGCCTGATCAAGCGCGGTCTCGTGCACGCCGTTCACGATGTCAGCGACGGCGGCATCGCCTGCGCCGCAACGGAAATGGCCCTTGCGTCCGGATGTGGTGTTTCACTGGTCCCGGATCGTGAGCCAGATGTGAAACGTGCTGAGCCCGGCCTGTTCGGCGAAGACCAGGGACGCTACCTCATAGCGGCGACAGAAGACCAATGCCGTGAGTGGAAGTCCCATGGTTTCCTTCCTGCAGTGCTTGGAAAATTCGGTGGCGACAGCGTCATATTGCGCACGGGTTTGGGGCAGGACGGCGTTGAATTCGCAGTACCTCTCAAAACGCTACGCGATGCGCATGAAGGCTGGTTGCCCGGCTACATGAATTCTGTAGGCTGA
- a CDS encoding M28 family peptidase, whose protein sequence is MKKQIWTVAAGLMAFLVLGLFWYLNTPQAPVEESIPLPQGEYVEPGELLHLTEVLSNDALQGRAIGTPGNEAARGFLRKRFETLRLKKIGDSYEHPFTVLPEAGDEDAKPVQGTNLIGVIEGKTPGEGKMLAITAHFDHLGIIDGEIYNGADDNASGSAALIAVATWFTHHQPEHDILFALFDGEEEGALGARNLVRSGEVDMERVALALNFDMVSRSDVNELYVSGTYHYPGLVPFVEELSAKAPVNLLMGHDRPEQGDDDWTMLSDQAAFFEASIPFLYFGVEDYPDYHKPTDDYDKIPVEFFVHSADTLVMAAIAADQQLDALNLDSSPPPGANE, encoded by the coding sequence ATGAAAAAGCAAATCTGGACAGTCGCAGCGGGCCTGATGGCATTTCTGGTGCTGGGCCTGTTCTGGTATCTCAACACGCCTCAGGCACCTGTCGAAGAGAGTATTCCGCTTCCACAGGGCGAGTATGTCGAGCCAGGAGAGTTGCTGCATCTGACCGAAGTCCTTTCAAATGACGCGCTGCAGGGGCGGGCCATTGGTACCCCGGGCAACGAAGCCGCGCGGGGGTTCCTGAGAAAACGGTTTGAAACACTGCGCCTGAAAAAGATCGGGGACTCCTACGAGCACCCGTTCACCGTTCTGCCGGAGGCCGGCGATGAAGATGCCAAGCCGGTTCAGGGGACAAACCTGATCGGCGTGATTGAGGGGAAGACACCCGGCGAAGGAAAGATGCTGGCGATTACGGCTCATTTCGATCATCTCGGCATTATCGACGGCGAAATCTATAACGGCGCGGATGACAATGCGTCCGGGTCAGCCGCGCTGATCGCTGTCGCGACCTGGTTCACACACCACCAACCGGAGCACGACATCCTGTTCGCGCTGTTTGATGGCGAAGAAGAGGGCGCGCTGGGTGCCCGCAACCTGGTTCGATCTGGCGAAGTCGATATGGAGCGGGTCGCCCTGGCCCTCAACTTTGACATGGTCAGCCGGTCGGATGTGAACGAACTTTATGTCTCCGGCACCTATCACTATCCGGGTCTTGTTCCGTTCGTTGAAGAACTTTCCGCCAAGGCGCCGGTAAACCTGCTCATGGGGCATGACCGGCCAGAGCAGGGGGATGACGATTGGACCATGTTGTCGGATCAGGCAGCCTTCTTCGAAGCCAGTATTCCATTTCTCTATTTCGGTGTTGAAGATTACCCGGACTATCACAAGCCGACTGACGACTATGACAAAATACCGGTTGAGTTTTTTGTTCACTCAGCGGACACGCTGGTGATGGCCGCGATTGCTGCGGACCAGCAGCTTGACGCACTCAATCTGGATTCGTCGCCGCCGCCCGGGGCGAACGAATAA
- a CDS encoding BolA/IbaG family iron-sulfur metabolism protein: MGMSREILMEHLTEAFPEAEIVLTDLAGDNDHWQAEIVSPQFSGLPRVKQHQLVYAALKGKMGGELHALALKTRAP; this comes from the coding sequence ATGGGCATGTCGCGCGAAATTCTGATGGAGCACCTGACCGAAGCCTTCCCTGAAGCGGAGATCGTTCTGACCGACCTCGCCGGCGACAATGACCATTGGCAGGCTGAAATCGTGAGCCCGCAATTTTCCGGCCTGCCGCGCGTGAAACAGCACCAGCTGGTCTACGCCGCCCTCAAAGGAAAGATGGGCGGAGAACTGCACGCACTGGCCCTCAAAACGCGAGCGCCCTGA
- a CDS encoding M2 family metallopeptidase — MKSTTLSASVVALCAALASCTADQTPAFEETLVETPDVDETAAEIAEATAFVDRAEAELAALSKVTALAYWANQTNITDETDAAASEAGAKMTKLSVSLANESKKYDVDIMPYDVARKIRILRSGITIPAPSRAGAAEELSALMTDLNSTYGKGKFEYKGEMINLKGEMINLDEASTIIETSRNPDELKAVWEGWRTVSPPMKDKYAKMVALANEGAQELGYPTLDKMWLSNYDMPPEEMEAEVQRLWSQVEPLYEDLHCYARTKLNATYGDEVQPKTGPIRADLLGNMWAQQWSSIYDIVKPDTAPVSYDLTTRLNERGYTPVKMVETGEGFFTSLGFEPLPETFWERSMITRPEGKEVVCHASAWDLDDEEDVRIKMCTEINSEDFYTVHHELGHNFYQRAYKDQPYLYKNGAHDGFHEAIGDFVALSITPEYLEQIGLISEDEKPGPDADTALLMQTALDKIAFLPFALTVDSWRWDVLNGTTPPEDYNQAWWDLRLKNQGIVPPAPRPADAFDPGAKYHIPGNTPYLRYFLSFVMQFQFHKAACEQAGWEGPLHRCSIYGNEEVGERFNEMLEAGMSRPWPETLEKFTGTREMDASAMVEYFAPLTEYLKEQNEGQSCGWD, encoded by the coding sequence ATGAAAAGCACCACTCTTTCCGCCAGCGTCGTCGCCCTCTGTGCCGCGTTGGCATCCTGTACAGCTGATCAGACGCCAGCGTTCGAAGAAACGCTCGTGGAAACACCTGATGTCGATGAAACCGCAGCCGAAATCGCAGAAGCCACCGCTTTTGTGGACCGGGCAGAAGCTGAACTTGCCGCGCTGAGCAAGGTGACTGCGCTCGCTTACTGGGCCAACCAGACGAACATCACTGACGAAACAGATGCGGCCGCCTCGGAAGCTGGCGCCAAAATGACAAAGCTTTCTGTCTCGCTCGCAAATGAATCGAAGAAATACGATGTCGATATCATGCCATATGATGTCGCCCGGAAGATCCGCATCCTTCGCAGCGGCATAACGATCCCTGCACCGTCCCGGGCTGGCGCTGCCGAAGAACTCTCGGCTCTCATGACGGACCTCAACTCGACCTATGGCAAGGGCAAGTTCGAATACAAAGGCGAGATGATCAATCTGAAAGGCGAGATGATCAATCTGGATGAAGCGTCCACCATCATCGAGACATCCCGCAATCCGGATGAACTGAAAGCCGTCTGGGAGGGCTGGCGCACGGTCTCGCCGCCCATGAAGGACAAATATGCCAAGATGGTCGCGTTGGCGAATGAGGGCGCCCAGGAGCTCGGCTATCCGACCTTGGACAAGATGTGGCTGTCAAACTACGACATGCCCCCCGAAGAGATGGAAGCCGAAGTCCAGCGCCTCTGGAGCCAGGTGGAGCCGCTCTATGAGGATCTCCACTGCTATGCCCGCACAAAGTTGAACGCCACCTATGGCGACGAGGTGCAGCCGAAGACGGGTCCGATCCGCGCAGACTTGCTGGGCAATATGTGGGCCCAGCAATGGTCTTCCATTTACGACATTGTGAAGCCGGACACGGCGCCGGTCAGCTACGACCTGACCACCCGCCTGAATGAACGCGGCTACACGCCGGTCAAAATGGTCGAGACCGGCGAAGGCTTCTTCACCTCCCTCGGCTTTGAACCGCTGCCCGAAACATTCTGGGAGCGCTCAATGATCACCCGGCCTGAAGGCAAGGAGGTGGTCTGTCATGCGTCCGCGTGGGACCTCGACGATGAGGAAGATGTCCGCATCAAGATGTGCACCGAGATCAATTCCGAGGATTTCTACACCGTCCACCATGAGCTGGGGCACAATTTCTACCAGCGGGCCTACAAGGATCAGCCTTATCTCTACAAGAATGGCGCGCATGACGGCTTTCACGAAGCCATAGGGGACTTTGTCGCCCTGTCGATCACACCGGAATACCTGGAGCAGATCGGCCTCATCTCTGAAGACGAGAAACCCGGTCCTGATGCCGATACGGCCCTGCTGATGCAGACCGCGCTCGACAAGATTGCCTTCCTGCCCTTCGCGCTGACGGTCGACAGCTGGCGCTGGGATGTGCTGAACGGCACGACACCGCCGGAAGACTACAATCAGGCCTGGTGGGACCTGCGCCTGAAAAACCAGGGCATTGTGCCCCCAGCTCCGCGGCCGGCCGACGCGTTCGATCCTGGCGCCAAGTATCACATCCCGGGCAATACGCCTTACCTGCGTTATTTCCTGTCCTTCGTCATGCAGTTCCAGTTCCACAAGGCCGCCTGTGAGCAGGCTGGATGGGAAGGTCCGCTGCACCGCTGCTCGATCTACGGAAACGAAGAAGTGGGTGAAAGATTCAATGAGATGCTGGAAGCTGGCATGTCGCGCCCTTGGCCGGAAACGCTGGAGAAATTCACCGGCACCCGTGAAATGGATGCGAGCGCCATGGTCGAGTATTTCGCGCCACTGACCGAGTATCTGAAAGAACAGAATGAGGGCCAGTCCTGCGGTTGGGATTAG
- the grxD gene encoding Grx4 family monothiol glutaredoxin, producing MTDQATLDAIKTAVEANDIVLFMKGTPTFPQCGFSSVVVQVLDYLGAEYVATNVLENQAVREGIKTYSDWPTIPQLYVKGEFVGGCDIIKEMFESGELRDFLKEKGIELEDA from the coding sequence ATGACCGACCAAGCCACGCTCGACGCCATCAAAACGGCCGTAGAAGCCAATGACATTGTCCTCTTCATGAAGGGCACGCCGACATTCCCGCAGTGCGGCTTCTCCTCTGTCGTGGTGCAGGTGCTCGACTATCTCGGCGCCGAATACGTCGCCACGAACGTATTGGAAAATCAGGCCGTCCGCGAAGGCATCAAGACCTATTCAGACTGGCCGACCATCCCCCAGCTTTATGTAAAGGGCGAGTTCGTCGGCGGCTGCGACATCATCAAGGAAATGTTCGAGAGCGGCGAACTGCGCGATTTCCTGAAGGAAAAGGGCATTGAGCTGGAAGACGCCTGA
- the rimO gene encoding 30S ribosomal protein S12 methylthiotransferase RimO, with protein MDTTTRTASIRPTQPKVGIVSLGCPKALVDSERIITRLRAEGYQIAPDYSGADLVLVNTCGFLDSARDESLEAIGEAIEANGKVIVTGCLGAEPDVIEKAHPKVLAVTGPHQYEAVMDAVHTHLTPPHNPHMDLVPESGLRLTPRHYAYLKISEGCNNRCSFCIIPKLRGDLASRPIHHVLTEAEQLVKAGVKELLVISQDTSAYGLDVRYKPETWRGTEYETRFLDLARGLGSLGVWTRMHYVYPYPHVDAVIPMMAEGLITPYLDIPFQHAATNVLKAMKRPAKQDRVLERIQQWRRDVPDLAIRSTFIVGFPGETEEDFEILLDFIREAKIDRAGCFQYENVAHADSRALPDHVPDTVKEERWHRFMQVQAEVSAARAEAQVGTVQDVIVDGADEDPGMMIARTKADAPEVDAVVYLENASHLKPGDIVSAKITGADDYDLYATPA; from the coding sequence ATGGACACGACCACCCGCACCGCTTCGATCCGGCCAACTCAGCCGAAAGTCGGCATCGTTTCACTTGGTTGCCCGAAAGCCCTTGTGGATTCGGAACGGATCATCACGCGCCTCCGCGCCGAGGGATACCAGATCGCACCGGATTATTCCGGTGCAGACCTCGTCCTTGTGAACACCTGCGGCTTTCTTGACAGCGCACGGGACGAAAGCCTCGAAGCGATCGGTGAAGCCATCGAAGCAAACGGCAAGGTCATCGTAACCGGGTGCCTGGGCGCCGAGCCGGACGTCATCGAAAAGGCGCACCCCAAAGTTCTGGCGGTCACCGGGCCGCACCAATACGAAGCCGTGATGGACGCGGTGCACACGCACCTGACCCCACCACACAATCCGCATATGGACCTTGTGCCGGAGTCCGGCCTTCGCCTGACGCCGCGCCACTACGCCTATCTGAAGATCTCCGAAGGCTGTAACAATCGTTGCAGCTTCTGCATTATCCCGAAGCTTCGCGGCGATCTCGCGTCCCGGCCGATCCACCACGTGCTGACAGAGGCCGAACAGCTGGTGAAAGCCGGCGTGAAGGAACTTCTGGTCATCAGTCAGGACACGTCAGCCTATGGCCTCGACGTGCGTTACAAGCCGGAGACCTGGCGCGGCACCGAATACGAAACCCGCTTCCTAGATCTGGCGAGGGGGCTTGGCAGCCTCGGCGTCTGGACCCGGATGCATTATGTCTATCCATACCCGCACGTGGATGCCGTTATCCCGATGATGGCCGAAGGGCTGATCACGCCTTATCTCGACATCCCGTTCCAGCATGCCGCAACCAATGTGCTGAAAGCGATGAAGCGTCCGGCGAAGCAGGACCGGGTTTTGGAGCGCATCCAGCAATGGCGCCGGGACGTGCCGGACCTGGCCATCCGTTCCACCTTTATTGTCGGGTTCCCGGGTGAAACAGAAGAGGATTTCGAAATCCTGCTCGACTTCATCCGCGAAGCGAAGATCGATCGCGCTGGCTGTTTCCAGTATGAGAACGTTGCCCACGCCGACAGCCGCGCCCTGCCCGACCATGTGCCGGACACCGTGAAGGAAGAACGCTGGCACCGCTTCATGCAAGTCCAGGCCGAAGTCTCAGCTGCCCGCGCTGAGGCACAGGTCGGCACGGTTCAGGATGTGATTGTTGATGGCGCGGATGAAGACCCGGGCATGATGATCGCCCGCACCAAAGCGGACGCACCAGAGGTCGACGCCGTCGTGTACCTGGAGAATGCGAGCCACCTGAAACCGGGAGACATTGTCTCGGCAAAGATTACCGGTGCAGACGATTACGACCTCTACGCAACGCCGGCCTGA
- a CDS encoding DJ-1/PfpI family protein, with translation MSQPFITVFAVYDNMTHLDFTGPHQVLCRLPGAQTMIASRDGGDILAEGNLVIGRTSKLSDIGQCDLLCVPGGLTATQVALDKNFVGEVRRLGQGATYVTSVCTGSLILGAAGLLQGKRAACHWAWRELLTEFGAVVDEGRVVRDGNTFTGGGVTAGIDFALTMVAEIAGEAYAKALTLGYEYAPAPPFPGGRPELAEAETLSAYNAHMSKLMDARRAEAHEAGERMRAQAGVA, from the coding sequence ATGAGCCAGCCATTCATCACCGTGTTTGCCGTCTACGATAACATGACGCATCTGGACTTTACCGGACCACACCAGGTCTTGTGCCGACTACCCGGTGCGCAGACCATGATCGCAAGCCGGGATGGCGGCGACATTCTCGCAGAAGGCAATCTCGTCATCGGACGTACGTCCAAACTCTCCGATATCGGGCAATGCGATCTCCTTTGTGTGCCAGGTGGACTGACTGCGACGCAGGTCGCTCTGGATAAAAATTTCGTCGGAGAAGTTCGCCGCCTCGGGCAGGGCGCGACCTATGTCACGTCGGTTTGTACGGGCTCGCTGATTCTTGGTGCGGCCGGACTGCTTCAGGGTAAGCGGGCTGCATGCCACTGGGCATGGCGGGAGTTGCTGACCGAGTTCGGTGCCGTCGTCGACGAGGGCCGCGTTGTACGCGATGGAAATACTTTCACAGGCGGCGGGGTCACCGCCGGGATCGATTTCGCTCTGACGATGGTGGCTGAGATTGCCGGGGAGGCTTATGCCAAGGCCCTGACGCTCGGTTATGAGTATGCGCCAGCCCCGCCATTCCCCGGAGGACGTCCGGAACTGGCTGAGGCGGAAACACTTTCAGCCTACAACGCCCACATGTCCAAGCTGATGGACGCTCGCCGGGCCGAAGCTCATGAGGCGGGTGAGCGGATGCGCGCTCAGGCCGGCGTTGCGTAG
- a CDS encoding GlxA family transcriptional regulator has translation MFSANAQPREIGVFVFDDFQLLDAAGPISVFEMPVRGMSPPPYHLTVYSMAGGAVRSSSGVSMCSEKLPDNLTLDTLVVSGGEGTRQAMHDKGFLNVIRDLSSRTRRTTSVCSGAVLLAAAGLLDGRRATTHWRRCPDMARHFPEVNVEADRIFVQDGKFWTSAGITAGIDLALALVEDDLGPEVARRAARELVVHHRRHGGQSQFSVMQDVKLLSGRFDPLIDWIRAHLASDLKVEQIAEKAGMSPRNFARVFRSETGTTPARFVEKLRLESARQHVETTGLSLNQIARKTGFGDAERMRMAFIRAYGQPPMVLRRQGRN, from the coding sequence ATGTTTTCCGCCAATGCCCAGCCTCGTGAAATCGGCGTGTTCGTCTTCGACGACTTCCAGCTTCTCGACGCCGCAGGTCCTATTTCCGTTTTCGAGATGCCCGTCCGCGGAATGTCGCCGCCGCCCTACCACCTGACGGTCTATTCAATGGCGGGCGGCGCGGTCCGTTCGTCCAGCGGTGTTAGCATGTGCTCGGAAAAACTCCCCGATAACCTGACATTGGACACGCTGGTCGTCTCCGGTGGCGAAGGCACGCGGCAGGCCATGCATGACAAGGGTTTCCTCAATGTCATCCGTGACTTGTCCAGCCGCACCCGACGGACAACGTCTGTCTGCTCAGGGGCAGTATTGCTCGCTGCGGCGGGTCTTCTTGATGGCCGGCGCGCCACCACGCACTGGCGCCGGTGCCCGGACATGGCGCGGCACTTTCCGGAGGTGAATGTCGAAGCAGACCGGATCTTCGTTCAGGACGGTAAGTTCTGGACATCTGCAGGCATTACCGCGGGGATCGATCTCGCTTTGGCTCTGGTAGAAGATGACCTGGGCCCAGAGGTCGCGCGCCGGGCCGCTCGCGAGTTGGTGGTCCATCACCGCAGGCACGGTGGCCAGTCCCAGTTCTCCGTCATGCAGGATGTAAAGCTGCTGTCCGGAAGATTTGACCCCCTCATCGACTGGATTCGTGCCCACCTGGCAAGCGACCTCAAAGTCGAGCAAATCGCGGAAAAGGCCGGGATGAGCCCAAGGAATTTTGCGCGGGTTTTCCGGTCCGAAACCGGCACGACACCAGCAAGATTCGTGGAAAAGCTGCGGCTGGAATCAGCTCGTCAGCACGTTGAAACAACAGGCTTATCCCTGAATCAAATCGCCCGGAAAACAGGATTCGGTGACGCCGAGCGAATGCGGATGGCCTTCATACGGGCGTATGGACAACCCCCGATGGTGCTGCGGCGACAAGGGCGAAACTGA
- a CDS encoding GIN domain-containing protein: MKRPATCFAALIILSAPAAIAETQSYPAESFSQIEAVGPIDVIYEPAAAPSIVVEQAENDFSDIYLDFDGDTLIVSRKSIRDRSGWFNNVNINTKNDRKIIKVNGKRVPYYIVRVSGPDLDGVVSKRSAKLTANGVDSASFDAHASSSGDLLLSGTAKSAKLHASSSGDIFASDFQAQTFDIQASSSGDIEAKSNGDGQVKIDVSSSADLDLESLGAAEFLIKASSSADIELSGQCSSIEIEASSSADVDGRDLACRDANVAASSSADVSVSASESVEARASSGGDIYISGSPAVRDISRSSGGDVDFGS, translated from the coding sequence ATGAAACGACCAGCCACCTGTTTCGCCGCGCTAATTATCCTGTCTGCGCCAGCCGCGATCGCTGAAACTCAATCCTATCCTGCGGAATCGTTCTCCCAGATCGAAGCGGTTGGGCCAATTGATGTAATTTATGAGCCTGCGGCCGCTCCATCGATTGTGGTTGAGCAAGCCGAGAACGATTTCAGCGACATCTACCTGGATTTCGATGGCGACACGCTGATTGTCTCTCGCAAGAGCATCCGTGACCGGTCGGGCTGGTTCAACAATGTGAACATCAACACGAAGAACGACCGGAAAATTATCAAGGTCAACGGCAAACGCGTTCCCTACTATATCGTACGCGTGTCAGGCCCGGACCTTGACGGTGTGGTTTCGAAGCGCTCCGCCAAACTGACTGCAAACGGTGTAGACAGCGCCAGTTTCGACGCGCACGCCTCATCCAGCGGAGATCTGCTTCTCAGTGGGACGGCAAAATCTGCCAAGCTCCATGCGTCCTCCAGTGGAGACATTTTTGCCTCGGATTTTCAGGCCCAAACGTTCGACATTCAGGCTTCGTCCAGCGGTGATATCGAAGCAAAATCCAATGGCGATGGCCAAGTGAAAATAGACGTGTCGTCCAGCGCAGATCTCGATCTGGAATCTCTGGGTGCCGCCGAGTTCCTGATTAAGGCATCTTCCAGCGCCGACATTGAACTATCCGGTCAATGCAGCAGCATTGAAATTGAAGCGTCTTCCAGCGCTGATGTGGATGGCAGGGACCTGGCCTGCCGCGACGCCAACGTTGCGGCCTCCAGCAGCGCAGATGTCAGCGTTTCCGCCTCTGAATCGGTCGAAGCAAGAGCCTCGAGTGGTGGCGATATCTACATCTCCGGCTCTCCTGCGGTCCGGGACATTTCCCGGTCGAGCGGCGGTGACGTCGATTTCGGAAGCTGA
- a CDS encoding GIN domain-containing protein: MIRPFILSTVFAASAFSALADTTETYDFSGFNELDIAAGVEVKYETASTYSVVADFSRGGPDDMKIRQDGDRLYISRKMTSGWGDKVRVTVRITSPELNEVEASSGSSIQARGINADDFTLRVSSGASAELSGSCKELDLKVSSGGDADAKNLQCLSLSASASSGGSASAYASESATGKTSSGGSIDVWGDPPSRTANHSISGGSTDFH; encoded by the coding sequence ATGATACGCCCCTTCATCTTATCCACTGTCTTTGCCGCATCCGCATTCTCTGCACTGGCGGACACGACCGAGACATACGATTTCTCTGGTTTCAATGAGCTCGACATCGCCGCGGGTGTGGAAGTCAAATATGAAACCGCCAGCACTTACAGCGTTGTTGCTGATTTCAGCCGCGGGGGGCCGGATGACATGAAGATCCGGCAAGATGGCGACCGGCTGTACATATCAAGGAAGATGACATCTGGCTGGGGCGACAAAGTTCGCGTCACTGTTCGCATAACCTCTCCAGAACTAAATGAAGTGGAAGCCAGTTCGGGGTCATCGATCCAAGCGCGAGGGATCAATGCGGATGATTTCACGCTCCGGGTGTCGAGTGGTGCATCAGCGGAATTGTCAGGCAGCTGCAAAGAGCTGGATTTAAAGGTCAGCTCGGGCGGCGATGCCGACGCCAAAAACCTGCAATGTCTCTCGCTTTCGGCCTCGGCAAGCAGCGGAGGATCAGCCAGCGCCTATGCAAGCGAAAGCGCCACAGGAAAAACCTCCAGCGGTGGAAGTATTGACGTTTGGGGCGATCCGCCAAGCCGGACCGCAAACCATTCTATCAGCGGCGGCAGCACGGACTTCCACTAG